The DNA window GACTACGGACTAATTGACCAGTAAGGGTTTCCACATCTTCCCCATTTTTTAACTTCGCTAGTAACGGACCTTTTGGAACACCAAGAGCTAGTGCTTTGTTAATAAGTAACTTTGGCGGTAATGGTTTTTGGGTAATTCTAAAACCATAGGACGGAATAACATGATCTAGCAGCCGGGTTTCTACTGTCATTAGCTCATCCTCAAATAACAAACCTTCTACTAATTCATGATAAACAACCGAGTAAGTTAAATGCGTACGACTCAATTTTAACGTCATTTCAATGTATTCTTTAATTCCCGAGGGACCATAAATTTCAAGTGGTTCATCTCCGCCTTGGAATGAACGAGACCCGAGAAGGCCAGGCAAGCCGAAAATATGATCTCCATGCATATGAGTAATAAAAATTTTTTCGATTTTGCGCGGCTTAATGGTTGTATGGAGAATTTGGTGCTGCGTCGCTTCTCCGCAGTCAAATAACCAAACAGTTCCCCTTTCTTCCAGCAATTTTAGTACTAATGCAGAAGTATTACGTTGTTTAGAAGGCATTCCAGCACCGGTACCAAGAAATAATAATTGCATATGTCTCCTACTTTCTGTCATGATCATGATCGTCAAGAAAATCTTTACTAAAGCTTGTTTGGGAATCATAGTTTACTTTTTTTATTTTTGTTCCTCGTGTTAAGACACTTTTCCCAAAACGACTTTCCAGTTTAGCCATCAAATCGAGGATAGGTTCTTCTTTAACATGTTCTTGGAAATTGAAAATCGACAATTGTTCTGTCATATCGACTTTAGCAGCCACATTCGATACCGTCACGCCAATCAGCCGCAAAGGCTCACCGTTCCAATGCTTCGTAAACAATTGCCATGCATTGCGGTGAATATCATCGGCTTTCCAAACCGTGTTGTTTAGCGTAACGCTGCGCGTTCTGTTTTTCCAATCAGAGCTACGGGTTTGAATGCTGACGGTGGGACCCGCTAATTCTTTAGCTTCTAGACGGTTAGCCACTTTTTGACTGAGCTGACGAAATAAGGCTTTTAAATTTTGTTCATCTGTTTCATCTACCGGTAGGGTAGTTGACGTACCCACACTTTTTGTATCATAAATCGAATCGGGATCAACTTGACGGTCATCGATACCATTGGCACGTGCCTGCAGGCGAACTCCATTTTTACCCATCTTTTCTTTAATCAACCCTTCATTTGCTAGAGCCAACTCACCGATTGTTTCGATTTTCAAACTTTTTAGCCTCGTTGCTGTACTGTCACCAATACCATGCATATCAATGACGGAATTTGGCCATAGTAAAGTTTGAATATCGCGTTTTCGCAATATCGTAATGCCCATCGGTTTTTTCATATCGGAAGCCGTTTTGGCTAAAAATTTATTAGGAGCAATGCCAATAGAGCAAGGCAAGTCTAATTCGGCAAGCAAGCGTTGTTGAATGTTTTTAGCAATTTCAAGTGCATGCTGTTGTTGTGTCAATTCCGTGACGTCCACATAGCCCTCGTCAATCGATACGGGTTCGACCATCTCCGTATAGGAACGCAAAATCTCGAACATTGCTTTAGAGGCTGCTCGGTAACGTTCAAAATTCGGTGGCAATACTAAAAGTCCAGGAAACTTACGTTTGGCTTCATGTACTTGCATTGTCGTATAAATGCCATAGGCTCTCGCTTCGTAGGAACACGTAACGATAATGCCTTTACGTTCCTTGGGATTTCCAGCTATAGCAATCGCTTTGCCTTTTAGTTCCGGATTATGTGATTGTTCAACGGAAGCATAAAAACTATTCATATCAATATGAAAAATAACTCGGCTAGCCATAAAGCGCTCTCCACTTTCCTTTTCTTTTCAGTGTATCAAAAAAAGAGAGAACATACATCCTGTTCTCTCTTTTCTGTGAAGCTTCTATTAGTTAGTTAGTAGTTGATTCTTTAACAATTTCAACGAGTAATTCCGTCAATTTTTCAAGTTCTTCGATTGGCATCCGTTCATTTTTTGTATGGATCTCTTCATAGCCTACACATAAGTTAACAGTAGGGACACCAAAACCGTTGAAAATATTAGCATCACTACCGCCTCCACTTGTTAGGATTGGCGACGGACGACCGATTTTAGCTGCTGCTTTTTGAGCAATTTCAACAACTGGATCCATGTCATCAAAGTAGAATCCTGGATACATTAGTTTAACTTCTGTTTTTGCACGTCCACCTAGATTTTCTGCTACTTGTTCAAAAACAGTTTCCATGTGGATAGTCTGTGCAGCTAGTTTGTCTTCGCTAATTGAACGTGCTTCTGACAAAATATGGACTTCATCACAAACAATATTAGTAGCACCGCCACCTTCAAAATGTCCGATATTTGCTGTTGTTTCTTCATCTATACGGCCTAAGGTCATTTTAGCAATCGCTTTTGCAGCAATACTAATAGCTGAAATTCCTTTTTCTGGTGCAATTCCAGCATGTGCTGTTTTCCCATAAATGGTCGTCCACAATTTCGCTTGGTTTGGTGCAGCTGTAACAATGCCCCCAACTTTACCGTCGCTGTCTACGGCATAGCCGTATTTTGCAATTAATAGCGAAGGATCCATTTCTTTCGCACCGACCAAGCCACTTTCTTCTCCAGCTGTAATAACCAATTGAATATCGCCATGCTCAATTTGCTGTTCCTGAAGCACCCGGATCATTTCAAACAAAGCAGCAATACCTGCTTTGTCATCTGCACCTAAAATCGTCGTGCCGTCTGAATAAACATAGCCGTCACGAATTTCAGGTTTAACCCCTACTCCCGGTGTAACGGTGTCCATGTGAACTGTGAAATATATAGGCGCAACATGACTTAATGTTCCCCGCAGTGTAGCAATAATATTACCTGCACCATGACCTGTAACTTCAGCTGTATTGTCTATTACAACATGAAAACCCATCGCTTCAAGCTTAGTTTTTAAAATTAGAGAAATGACGCCTTCGTGTTTTGTTTCAGAATCAATTTGAAGCAATTCCAAAAATTCATCCATTAATCTTTCGCTATTCATCTAAAACACTCCTTCTATATCTTACAGCGGCATATTGCCGTGTTTTTTTGCAGGACGCGTATCTTTTTTATTGCGCATCATTTCTAATGCTTGAATCAATTTGATGCGCGTTTCGCGTGGGTCAATAACATCATCGACCATGCCACGGGCAGCCGCAACATAAGGATTCGCGAATTTAACACGGTATTCCTCAATTTTTGCTGCACGCGTTTCTTCTGGGTTGTCGCTTGCCGCGATTTCGCGTGCAAAAATGATATTCGCTGCGCCATTTGGACCCATAACCGCAATTTCTGCATTTGGCCATGAATAAACCAAATCCGCACCGATAGATTTAGAGTTAAGTGCAACGTAAGCACCGCCGTACGCTTTTCTTAGGATCACAGTCATTTTAGGCACAGTTGCTTCTGAATAAGCATATAAAATTTTCGCTCCGTGACGGATAATACCGCCGTGTTCTTGCTTAATACCTGGGAAGAATCCTGTAACATCTTCAAATGTAATCAGCGGAATATTAAACGAATCACAGAAGCGAATAAAACGGGCTGCTTTATCAGAAGAATCGATATCAAGCCCACCTGCCATGACTTTCGGTTGGTTACAGATTAACCCAACCGTTTCCCCTTTGATGCGTGCCAGGCCAATAACAATGTTACGCGCAAATTCTGGTTGCACTTCCATAAAACTGTCTTTATCGACAACTTGTTCAACTACCTTACGCACGTCATATGGCCGAATCGCTTCAAAAGGGACGACGTCAGCTAAATCTGGACGGTAATCATCTTCTTCTCCACCATCCAGACGCGGAGGCATTTCCGTATTATTCTGCGGCAAATAGCTAATCAATTGACGTACCATTTCCAGCACTTTTTGTTCTGAGTCCCCACGGAAGTGCGCATTGCCGCTAATTGCTGTATGTACTTTCGATCCTCCAAGGTCTTCAGAGGAAATTTTCTCACCAGTAACGGTTTCAATGACTTTCGGTCCAGTAATAAACATTTGGCTCGTTTTATCGACCATAAACACAAAGTCCGTAATCGCTGGCGAATAAACTGCGCCGCCTGCAGAAGGTCCCATAATAACAGAGATTTGCGGAATAACTCCAGAATAAATCGAGTTGCGATAAAAAATCTGGCCATAGCCATCTAGGGACAAGACACCTTCTTGAATACGTGCACCACCGGAATCGTTTAACCCGATAAAAGGTGCGCCGTTTCGTGCAGCTAAATCCATGACATTGGCAATTTTTTTCGCATGCATTTCCCCTAAAGCTCCACCAAAAACAGTAAAGTCCTGCGAAAACAAGTAAATCGCTCTGCCATTTACTTTACCGTACCCCGTGACTACCCCTTCACCAGGACCTTCTGCCATACCGAAATCGGTTGTGCGATGTTCAACAAACGGGCTCAGTTCAACAAATGTTCCCTCGTCGACTAATAAATCAATTCGTTCACGCGCTGTCAGCTTGCCTTTATCGTGCTGCTTTTTGATGCGCTCTTCGCCACCACCAAGTTCGATCTCGCGTTTACGGTCGTACAATTCATTGATTCTTTCGTAAATATCCATTTCCCCACTCCCAATCACTCTTTTTCGCAAAGTTCGTACAATACCCCATTTGATGATTTCGGATGCAAAAAGGCTACCATTGCTCCACCTGCACCCGGCTTTGGCTGTTCGTTTAGTAGTTGGACACCTTTGTCACGCAGTTCTTCCATTCGCTGTTCAATATTGACGACACCAAATGCAATATGGTGAATGCCTTCACCCTTTTTCTCTAAAAATTTGAAAATGGCACTTTGTTCATCCATCGGTTCCAGTAATTCTAGTTTGACATTTCCCGCATCGATAAATGCGACGCGTACTTTCTGAGACTCTACTTCTTCGATTTTCATCAGTGACAATCCGAGTGTATCCGTGTAATAAGGAAGGACAGCATTCAAATCCCGCACTGCGATTCCGATATGATCTACTTTTTTCATCCTAGTTTCACTTCCTTTTTTATCTTCTCTCTTATTGTACAGATTCGCTGTTAAAAACTCTAGTTGTTAGCGAATATTTGGAAAACCGTAGCGTGTCTCTTCAACTTCTACTCAATATATGATATGATTTCCTCAAGGATTTGATTGATAAAGGAGCTTACCACTAATGAGAAACGCAGCTTTTCGCAAGTTTATCGTTTATGCGATGATTGGCATCATGCTACTATCAAGCTTTATGTTTGGTTTGAGCTTTATTCTTTAATGGATTTTAAAAGACAGCAAGAGCTAAATCGCTCTTGCTGTCTTTTTGATTTTCATTTTTGGGAAACGAATAGAGTTAGCCGGCTGCTTCTGTTTTTCTTGTTTGAAAGCCTTTATAGGATTGCTTGATTTCCAAATACGTTTCCATTTCATGAATCACTTGGTAAAGTTCCGCCATGGCGAGGAATTTTTCGTGACTGTCAGGTAGTGGCAGTGCAGCAAAGTTTTCTTTGACTTTATTTAACTTAGATATATAGCGATACGCTGTATTGCCTGAGTGAACGTGCTCTGACAAATCTTGCAGAAAGTCAGCGACCAAATCTGTTTGATCCACGATTACTGGCAACGCTGTAATTTTCGGTAAAATACGCTCAATAATTTCAAGTTGCTGTTCACGCATTTCAAAGTAATGATAGTATTTGTTTTCATGGCGTCTAATGTGATTTTCAACGTCTTGATACGCCAACGCTTTTGCTTTTTCCAGCAACTTTCGGGCATCCATCAATTCTTTGCCGCTCCATACAGATTCTCTTTCCCTCAAATAAATAACAATTTCACGAAAAATAGAGGCGTATAGATTTTCAATTTCGTAACGATAGCTTTTCAGCTTTTTTTCTATGCTCGGCATGTACATATTGACGACCAACGCTGTACCAAAACCCACAAGCATCAGAATCAATTCATTTGTCAGCAAATCCATATCTAGATTTTTGGCATCGTATATATGCAGCAAAATTACGGCACTTGATACAAAACCATCTTGAAAACGTAAGGTTACCAACAAAGGAATAAAGAGGACAATGAGAACACCAATCATAACAGGATGGTAAGAAATCCCTTCGAAAAAGATGAACGCATAAAGGATACCGATCAAACTGGCGATAAACCGAGAAAACGCTGCACGAATCGACTTTCTCTTCGTCGGTTGTATACAAAGAATCGTTAAAATTCCAGCAGATACATAATAATCAAGCTGGAGCAATTGAGCTAACGAAATAGCAACGGCTACACCTAGCGCGGTTTTCAACGTACGATAACCAATTGAATAAGGCTTAAAATTCAGCTTCATTGTCCCCTCCAAATTTAGACATGAAAAAGATGCCTCCATAAAGAGGCACCTTTTTTAAACTTCTTCGCAATGCTGTTCAAATATCGCTTGGATATGCGTAATAACAGACATAGGATCATGTCCTTCAATTTCATGACGACCGATCTCGTCAACCATTTTTCCGTCTTTCATAAAAACGAATGATGGCGAAGACGGTAAGTGATCGTCACCGAAAATTGCGCGTGCTTGAGCAGTTGCTTCTTTATCTTGCCCAGCAAAAACGGTAAACAAACTATCTGGACGCTTATCGTAGTGAATCGAATGCAAAGCTGCTGGACGAGCAATGCCGCCTGCACATCCACATACCGAGTTAATCATGACAAGGCTAGTTCCTTTTTGTGAAAATGCTTCATTTACAGCTTCAGCTGTTTCGAGCTGTGTATATCCACCATCAATCAATTCTTGGCGAGCTTGTGTTGCTATATCGTTCATTAGGAAGTTAAAATCCATGCTCATCAAATACCACTCCTTATTATTGCTTCTTTTATCATAGCAGTTGTTCTGTTGACTTGCAAAAAAAGCTTACTCAAAAAGCCGGACGATTGCCTGCGCTACAGTCAATTCATCGCTCAATACTTGCTTTTCTAAGACAGTCACCAATTGACGGCGATTCACATCGTTAAAAAAGCGACTATGTAACTCGTCTGTAATCATCGAACGGAACCAATCTTTTGTTTGTTCTTGACGACGCCGCTTCCAAAATCCGCTGTTTTTTACTGCCATTTCAAATTCCTGAATCATTTCCCAAACGCCTGGAATACCCGTACTTTCTACAGAAGAAGCAGCAATCGGTCTAGTTGTCCAACTTTCAGTTGCCGGCTGCAGAAAATGCAGCATTTGCTTGTACTCTGCCACTGTTCGTTTTGCCAGTCGGACATTATCTCCGTCCGCTTTATGGACGACAATCGCATCCGCCAATTCCAATATCCCTTTTTTCATCCCCTGTAATTCATCCCCAGCACCTGTCAACACTAATAACAAAAACATGTCGACCATACCACGAACTAAAGTTTCACTTTGACCAACTCCGACTGTTTCCACTAAAATTATATCGTATCCTGCCGCTTCACAGAGCAGCATCGTTTCGCGCGTCTTTTTATGAACACCACCAAGTGTGCCGGCTGTAGGTGACGGCCGGATAAAGGCATTCGGATTTCGCGCTAACTCCTCCATACGGGTTTTGTCTCCGAGAATACTGCCACCAGTAAGCGATGAGCTTGGATCAATCGCCAGTACCGCAACACGGTGGCCAAGACTTGTCAGCATTTCACCAAAGGTTTCAATAAAAGTGCTTTTCCCAGCTCCGGGTACGCCGGTAATGCCAATACGCAGACTGTCGCCTGTAAACGGCAGCAATTGGTTGAGCAATTCCTGACCGTTTTGTTTATGTTCTGGATTTGAGCTTTCAAGTAAGGTAATTGCTTTTCCAAGATACAGCCGCGATCCGCTCTGTACGCCTTGTGCAATGGTTTCAATATCCAAATTTCCAGTATCCGGTTTCTTGAACTTTTTCCGTGGCAAAGGTTTCATGCCGTCATGCGCTTCATGAACACCTTCCATGACACGTCTGGAATTTTTTTCATGGCTCATCAGTCTGCCACTTCCTCATAACCCAAACGCACGTAAATTTCTTCGATAACTTTTTGTGCCGCTACTGGGATGACGGTTCCAGGACCAAAAATAGCACTAGCTCCATTGTTGCGCAAAAACTCATAATCTTGCGCGGGAATAACTCCCCCAACAACAATCAATATATCTTCTCGTCCAATTTTCGTAAGCTCTGCTTTTAAATCTGGAACCAATGTCATATGTCCAGCTGCTAGTGAACTCACACCAATAACGTGAACATCATTTTCCACTGCTTGTTGCGCTGTTTCAGCTGGTGTTTGGAATAATGGGCCAATGTCAACGTCAAAGCCCAAATCAGCAAATGCCGTGGCAATAACTTTCGCTCCGCGATCATGGCCGTCTTGACCCATTTTGGCAATTAAAATACGTGGGCGACGCCCTTCATTCTCAATAAAGTCTTCTGTCATTTTTTTGACGATTTCCATTTCTTGTTGATTTGAGAAATTTGAACTATAAACCCCACTCACTGAACGAATCACCGCCTTATGCCTTCCAGATGCTTTTTCAATGGCGTCGGAGATTTCACCGAGAGATGCGCGGTGACGTGCCGCTTCAATGGCACAAGCTAAAATATTGTCTTTCCCGCTTTGTGCTGCTTTGGTCAATGTTTCTAGAGCTGTTGCAACTTTTTCACTGTCGCGTTCAGCTTTCATCCGATCTAATCGTTCAATCTGCGTTTTACGAACCATTGTATTATCGATATTCAAAATATCGATCGGATCTTCTTGATCGAGACGGTACTTGTTGACACCAATAATGACTTCTTCATTGGAATCGATTTGCGCCTGCTTTTTCGCTGCGGCTTCCTCAATACGCATTTTAGGTAAACCCGTTTCGATAGCTTTCGCCATTCCACCTAGTTCTTCAACTTCTTCAATCAATTCCCATGCTTTTTCCATTAATTCATTCGTTAAGGTCTCAACGTAGTATGAACCGCCCCATGGATCGATAACATTGGTCATCATCGTTTCTTCTTGAAGGAATAATTGTGTATTGCGGGCAATTCTTGCAGAAAAATCTGTCGGTAGGGCAATGGCTTCATCGAGTGCATTCGTATGAAGCGATTGCGTATGACCCATTGCCGCTGCATTGGCTTCGATCAATGTGCGTGTGACGTTATTAAACGGATCTTGCTCAGTCAAACTCCATCCTGATGTTTGCGAATGTGTCCGCAAAGCCAATGCCTTGTCATTTTTCGGATTGAAAGTTTTCATCATTTTTGCCCAGATTTCTCGTCCTGCACGCATTTTTGCAATTTCCATGAAATAATTCATGCCAATGCCCCAGAAAAACGACAACCGCGGTGCGAAATGATCGATATCTATGCCTGCCGCAAGTCCCGTCCGAACGTATTCAAGCCCGTCTGCTAGTGTATAAGCTAGTTCAAGATCTGCCGTTGCGCCTGCTTCTTGGATATGATAACCAGAAATCGAAATTGAATTAAATTTCGGCATATGATCTGAAGTATATTTAAAAATATCTGCGATAATTTGCATCGACATGGCTGGCGGATATATATACGTATTACGTACCATATATTCCTTTAAAATATCATTTTGAATTGTCCCCGCTAGTTGGTCAGGAGATACACCTTGTTCTTCAGCTGCGACAATAAAAAACGCCATAATCGGCACAACTGCACCGTTCATCGTCATAGATACTGACATCTGATCCAATGGAATGCCATCAAACAAAATTTTCATGTCTTCAACGCTGTCAATGGCAACGCCTGCTTTACCAACGTCTCCAACAACGCGCTCGTGGTCTGAGTCATAGCCACGGTGTGTCGCCAAATCAAAAGCAACGGATAAGCCTTTTTGCCCCATCGCTAAATTGCGACGATAAAAGGCATTACTTTCCTCTGCAGTTGAAAATCCAGCGTACTGGCGCACAGTCCAAGGACGCGAAACGTACATCGTTGGATACGGACCGCGAACATTTGGAGCAAATCCTGGCATGCTTTCTTCTAGAAAATCGATATCTTTTGCCGTATAAACTGGCTTAATAGCAATTCCTTCATTTGTTGTAAAGACGCTTTGTTGTTCGACCGTTTGAGTCGCGGTAGCTAATTGATCAAGCGTTACTTTTGAAAAATCGGGTTTAGCCATTAGAACGCCTCCTTTCCTAAAGCGAGAATTTTTTCGAGTTTTGTAGTCATATGCTTACCAGAATAGAGCGTTTCATTAATACCAAATTGTGCCCACTCTGATAGCTGTTCTTTTGGATACCTACCTGCGAGATCAATACTCGCCTTTGTATCCAATCCAGCTACAACTGCCTCAACTGCCTCTTTTGATCCACACAACACACCATAATCAATCGCTTCATTTGCTAAAAATTGATTAATTTCTTTAGCCGTCGCTAAATGTGAACTTACTAGAGGCTCTATTCCCCCTACTGCTAAAAAGCCTGAAACAAAGTCAACTTGTGCTTTTATGTTCTTTACTGGCTCGAGAAGAATGATTGCAGATTTTAAGTTCACTACTTTACTTTGTGCACGAAGATTTTCAAATGGTGTTGCCAAACGTTTAGCTGTCATGTATTCCAAGTGACTGTCACCTATTTTCGAGTCTCTCACGGGTTCTTGTGGATTGGCATAAATATTCGTGCCAATCAGCGACTGTTGACGCGTTGCGATATTGTTTTCTCGA is part of the Planococcus kocurii genome and encodes:
- the rnz gene encoding ribonuclease Z, with the translated sequence MQLLFLGTGAGMPSKQRNTSALVLKLLEERGTVWLFDCGEATQHQILHTTIKPRKIEKIFITHMHGDHIFGLPGLLGSRSFQGGDEPLEIYGPSGIKEYIEMTLKLSRTHLTYSVVYHELVEGLLFEDELMTVETRLLDHVIPSYGFRITQKPLPPKLLINKALALGVPKGPLLAKLKNGEDVETLTGQLVRSQDVTEPEERGFVVAILGDTRFCHAAVELSQGADVLVHEATFDGTAKKMAGEYGHSTVYDAAKTARLAGATALIINHISARFLPEDDKFLLKQMREIQPHGFIAHDFLELEWLQHAKKIRKKKPSHS
- a CDS encoding DNA polymerase IV; protein product: MASRVIFHIDMNSFYASVEQSHNPELKGKAIAIAGNPKERKGIIVTCSYEARAYGIYTTMQVHEAKRKFPGLLVLPPNFERYRAASKAMFEILRSYTEMVEPVSIDEGYVDVTELTQQQHALEIAKNIQQRLLAELDLPCSIGIAPNKFLAKTASDMKKPMGITILRKRDIQTLLWPNSVIDMHGIGDSTATRLKSLKIETIGELALANEGLIKEKMGKNGVRLQARANGIDDRQVDPDSIYDTKSVGTSTTLPVDETDEQNLKALFRQLSQKVANRLEAKELAGPTVSIQTRSSDWKNRTRSVTLNNTVWKADDIHRNAWQLFTKHWNGEPLRLIGVTVSNVAAKVDMTEQLSIFNFQEHVKEEPILDLMAKLESRFGKSVLTRGTKIKKVNYDSQTSFSKDFLDDHDHDRK
- a CDS encoding M20/M25/M40 family metallo-hydrolase, translating into MNSERLMDEFLELLQIDSETKHEGVISLILKTKLEAMGFHVVIDNTAEVTGHGAGNIIATLRGTLSHVAPIYFTVHMDTVTPGVGVKPEIRDGYVYSDGTTILGADDKAGIAALFEMIRVLQEQQIEHGDIQLVITAGEESGLVGAKEMDPSLLIAKYGYAVDSDGKVGGIVTAAPNQAKLWTTIYGKTAHAGIAPEKGISAISIAAKAIAKMTLGRIDEETTANIGHFEGGGATNIVCDEVHILSEARSISEDKLAAQTIHMETVFEQVAENLGGRAKTEVKLMYPGFYFDDMDPVVEIAQKAAAKIGRPSPILTSGGGSDANIFNGFGVPTVNLCVGYEEIHTKNERMPIEELEKLTELLVEIVKESTTN
- a CDS encoding acyl-CoA carboxylase subunit beta, coding for MDIYERINELYDRKREIELGGGEERIKKQHDKGKLTARERIDLLVDEGTFVELSPFVEHRTTDFGMAEGPGEGVVTGYGKVNGRAIYLFSQDFTVFGGALGEMHAKKIANVMDLAARNGAPFIGLNDSGGARIQEGVLSLDGYGQIFYRNSIYSGVIPQISVIMGPSAGGAVYSPAITDFVFMVDKTSQMFITGPKVIETVTGEKISSEDLGGSKVHTAISGNAHFRGDSEQKVLEMVRQLISYLPQNNTEMPPRLDGGEEDDYRPDLADVVPFEAIRPYDVRKVVEQVVDKDSFMEVQPEFARNIVIGLARIKGETVGLICNQPKVMAGGLDIDSSDKAARFIRFCDSFNIPLITFEDVTGFFPGIKQEHGGIIRHGAKILYAYSEATVPKMTVILRKAYGGAYVALNSKSIGADLVYSWPNAEIAVMGPNGAANIIFAREIAASDNPEETRAAKIEEYRVKFANPYVAAARGMVDDVIDPRETRIKLIQALEMMRNKKDTRPAKKHGNMPL
- the mce gene encoding methylmalonyl-CoA epimerase; its protein translation is MKKVDHIGIAVRDLNAVLPYYTDTLGLSLMKIEEVESQKVRVAFIDAGNVKLELLEPMDEQSAIFKFLEKKGEGIHHIAFGVVNIEQRMEELRDKGVQLLNEQPKPGAGGAMVAFLHPKSSNGVLYELCEKE
- the prli42 gene encoding stressosome-associated protein Prli42, whose product is MRNAAFRKFIVYAMIGIMLLSSFMFGLSFIL
- a CDS encoding aromatic acid exporter family protein → MKLNFKPYSIGYRTLKTALGVAVAISLAQLLQLDYYVSAGILTILCIQPTKRKSIRAAFSRFIASLIGILYAFIFFEGISYHPVMIGVLIVLFIPLLVTLRFQDGFVSSAVILLHIYDAKNLDMDLLTNELILMLVGFGTALVVNMYMPSIEKKLKSYRYEIENLYASIFREIVIYLRERESVWSGKELMDARKLLEKAKALAYQDVENHIRRHENKYYHYFEMREQQLEIIERILPKITALPVIVDQTDLVADFLQDLSEHVHSGNTAYRYISKLNKVKENFAALPLPDSHEKFLAMAELYQVIHEMETYLEIKQSYKGFQTRKTEAAG
- a CDS encoding BrxA/BrxB family bacilliredoxin, encoding MSMDFNFLMNDIATQARQELIDGGYTQLETAEAVNEAFSQKGTSLVMINSVCGCAGGIARPAALHSIHYDKRPDSLFTVFAGQDKEATAQARAIFGDDHLPSSPSFVFMKDGKMVDEIGRHEIEGHDPMSVITHIQAIFEQHCEEV
- the meaB gene encoding methylmalonyl Co-A mutase-associated GTPase MeaB yields the protein MSHEKNSRRVMEGVHEAHDGMKPLPRKKFKKPDTGNLDIETIAQGVQSGSRLYLGKAITLLESSNPEHKQNGQELLNQLLPFTGDSLRIGITGVPGAGKSTFIETFGEMLTSLGHRVAVLAIDPSSSLTGGSILGDKTRMEELARNPNAFIRPSPTAGTLGGVHKKTRETMLLCEAAGYDIILVETVGVGQSETLVRGMVDMFLLLVLTGAGDELQGMKKGILELADAIVVHKADGDNVRLAKRTVAEYKQMLHFLQPATESWTTRPIAASSVESTGIPGVWEMIQEFEMAVKNSGFWKRRRQEQTKDWFRSMITDELHSRFFNDVNRRQLVTVLEKQVLSDELTVAQAIVRLFE
- the scpA gene encoding methylmalonyl-CoA mutase, with product MAKPDFSKVTLDQLATATQTVEQQSVFTTNEGIAIKPVYTAKDIDFLEESMPGFAPNVRGPYPTMYVSRPWTVRQYAGFSTAEESNAFYRRNLAMGQKGLSVAFDLATHRGYDSDHERVVGDVGKAGVAIDSVEDMKILFDGIPLDQMSVSMTMNGAVVPIMAFFIVAAEEQGVSPDQLAGTIQNDILKEYMVRNTYIYPPAMSMQIIADIFKYTSDHMPKFNSISISGYHIQEAGATADLELAYTLADGLEYVRTGLAAGIDIDHFAPRLSFFWGIGMNYFMEIAKMRAGREIWAKMMKTFNPKNDKALALRTHSQTSGWSLTEQDPFNNVTRTLIEANAAAMGHTQSLHTNALDEAIALPTDFSARIARNTQLFLQEETMMTNVIDPWGGSYYVETLTNELMEKAWELIEEVEELGGMAKAIETGLPKMRIEEAAAKKQAQIDSNEEVIIGVNKYRLDQEDPIDILNIDNTMVRKTQIERLDRMKAERDSEKVATALETLTKAAQSGKDNILACAIEAARHRASLGEISDAIEKASGRHKAVIRSVSGVYSSNFSNQQEMEIVKKMTEDFIENEGRRPRILIAKMGQDGHDRGAKVIATAFADLGFDVDIGPLFQTPAETAQQAVENDVHVIGVSSLAAGHMTLVPDLKAELTKIGREDILIVVGGVIPAQDYEFLRNNGASAIFGPGTVIPVAAQKVIEEIYVRLGYEEVAD